A stretch of Thermostichus vulcanus str. 'Rupite' DNA encodes these proteins:
- the tkt gene encoding transketolase, with product MVVAAPPSLEQLSINTIRFLAVDAVQKAKSGHPGLPMGAAPMAYVLWQQFMKFNPRNPKWVDRDRFVLSAGHGCMLQYALLHLTGFDVTMEDLKQFRQWGSKTPGHPENFETPGVEVTTGPLGQGVGNAVGLAIAEAHLAARFNKPGHTIVDHYTYVILGDGCNMEGVASEAASLAGHLQLGKLIMLYDSNHISIDGRTEIAFTEDVGKRYEAYGWHVQKVEDGNHDLKGIAAALQKAKEVTNKPSLIIVETTIGYGSPNKAGTEGVHGAPLGPEEVKLTKENLGWPLEPEFYIPDEVLAHFRQAVEKGAKAEAEWNERFAAYEKAYPAEAAEFQRIMAGELPAGWKEALAPIAETGKESTRNLSKFCLNALAAAVPELLGGSADLAHSNMTFLKGIPEFQPGSYEGRNFRFGVREHGMGAIANGMALHGGLIPYDATFLIFTDYMRAAIRLSALSQVRVLHVMTHDSVALGEDGPTHQPVETIASLRAIPNLYVLRPADARETVGSYQVALEAKETPSLLIFTRQAVNPVEGTSIEGVAKGGYVVVDADNPELILIATGSELELAVKAAAQLKEAGKAVRVVSMPCVELFEAQPQSYRDTVLPPSITKRISIEAGSTFGWHKFLGFEGVAIGLDRFGASAPGPVCMEKFGFTVENVVKTAKQVLG from the coding sequence ATGGTTGTTGCTGCTCCTCCCTCCCTAGAACAACTCTCCATCAACACGATTCGCTTTTTGGCGGTGGATGCTGTTCAGAAGGCCAAATCCGGTCACCCTGGCCTGCCAATGGGGGCAGCACCGATGGCCTATGTGCTTTGGCAGCAATTCATGAAATTCAATCCCCGCAACCCCAAATGGGTGGATCGGGATCGCTTTGTGCTCTCAGCAGGCCATGGCTGTATGTTGCAGTATGCGCTGCTGCACCTGACTGGCTTCGATGTGACGATGGAGGATTTGAAGCAATTCCGTCAGTGGGGATCCAAAACCCCCGGCCATCCGGAAAACTTTGAAACCCCCGGCGTGGAAGTCACCACCGGCCCTCTCGGTCAAGGGGTAGGGAATGCAGTTGGGTTGGCCATTGCCGAGGCCCATTTGGCGGCCCGCTTCAACAAGCCCGGTCACACCATTGTGGATCACTACACCTACGTGATCTTGGGGGATGGCTGCAACATGGAGGGGGTGGCCTCGGAAGCCGCCTCTCTAGCAGGCCACCTGCAACTGGGCAAACTGATCATGCTCTACGACAGCAACCACATCTCCATTGACGGCAGGACCGAAATTGCTTTTACCGAAGATGTGGGCAAGCGCTATGAGGCCTACGGTTGGCATGTGCAGAAAGTGGAAGATGGCAACCATGACTTGAAAGGCATTGCCGCTGCCCTCCAAAAGGCCAAGGAAGTCACCAACAAGCCCTCCCTGATTATTGTCGAGACCACCATCGGTTACGGATCCCCCAACAAAGCCGGAACAGAAGGGGTACACGGGGCACCCCTGGGGCCAGAGGAGGTGAAGCTGACCAAAGAAAACCTCGGTTGGCCGCTGGAGCCGGAATTTTATATTCCCGATGAAGTGCTCGCTCACTTCCGGCAAGCCGTGGAGAAAGGTGCCAAAGCAGAGGCGGAATGGAACGAACGCTTTGCCGCCTATGAAAAGGCTTATCCGGCTGAAGCAGCAGAATTTCAGCGGATCATGGCCGGAGAATTACCGGCTGGCTGGAAAGAAGCCCTGGCCCCGATCGCCGAAACCGGCAAGGAATCCACCCGCAACCTGTCCAAGTTTTGCTTGAATGCTCTGGCAGCAGCCGTACCGGAATTGCTGGGGGGATCCGCGGATCTGGCCCACTCCAACATGACCTTCTTGAAAGGGATCCCGGAATTCCAACCGGGTTCTTATGAAGGGCGTAACTTCCGGTTTGGGGTACGAGAGCATGGCATGGGAGCCATTGCCAACGGTATGGCTCTCCACGGCGGCCTGATTCCCTACGATGCCACCTTTTTGATCTTCACCGACTACATGCGGGCGGCCATCCGGCTATCGGCCCTCTCGCAGGTGCGGGTGTTGCATGTGATGACCCACGACTCGGTCGCTTTGGGAGAAGATGGCCCCACCCACCAACCGGTGGAAACCATTGCCTCATTGCGGGCGATCCCCAATCTGTATGTGCTGCGTCCGGCGGATGCCCGGGAAACTGTGGGATCCTACCAAGTGGCTCTGGAAGCCAAAGAAACCCCCTCTTTGCTGATTTTCACCCGCCAAGCGGTCAACCCCGTAGAAGGTACCTCCATCGAAGGGGTCGCCAAAGGCGGATATGTGGTGGTGGATGCCGACAACCCTGAGTTAATTCTGATTGCCACTGGCTCTGAGCTGGAACTGGCGGTGAAAGCGGCTGCCCAACTCAAAGAAGCGGGTAAGGCGGTGCGGGTGGTATCGATGCCCTGTGTAGAATTGTTCGAGGCCCAACCCCAGAGCTACCGAGATACGGTGTTGCCCCCCAGCATCACCAAGCGCATCTCCATTGAGGCGGGATCCACCTTCGGCTGGCATAAGTTCCTGGGATTTGAAGGGGTGGCCATTGGCCTGGATCGTTTCGGTGCTTCTGCGCCCGGCCCGGTGTGTATGGAAAAGTTTGGCTTCACGGTAGAAAACGTCGTGAAAACGGCCAAGCAGGTGTTGGGCTAA
- a CDS encoding S-layer protein: MRCSWPLALSLCWTLGWSSVSLPVWAQEVGQESSLAWVNAYAAALERQTDVVITGDPLSVTLTRLELAQWLTEFFGYVPNPHQVQVISDLEPNTPDYWTAQAVLQAGAMRLFEGNQFRPQGDLTQLEALAILVRALQLPAPSQADIEAWMALYTDAAEVPEVGRPFIAMAGQAGLLVNVPDPARLNPNRVLRRGEGAVLLHQALAHQGRILPLDPPVAQLRPLPEPAAATTRPEIFQTRITPESGVVPAGGTLTIEAQATPNGSATVDIGGLVQGLPMQEVQPGYYRAVYSLGPQDSALSPDISIQLTVNGVSTRVQRRQPQLVLGDVAPPPVESVFSPTTPQAPQPDLPVTPSLPSTASGAYPRIEAIRLDPQRNLIEGDILTIAIWADSGGIAQFDLGNLALNQPMREVRPNHYEGTYVVAPTHQANNPLLRIVLTKNGLSQEHREILPFSIDGSEGTRSTIQPVSTPIATGLPQIFSVTTNSNNLRMGEILKVTMRGDPGGRAAFRIVGVTPEIEMREIAPGLYETQQQLPFNMQQVNNGTIEVILQRGGQQTTQTSPSPITISP, from the coding sequence ATGCGGTGCTCATGGCCCTTGGCACTAAGCTTGTGTTGGACGTTGGGCTGGTCCAGTGTCAGCCTGCCGGTTTGGGCACAGGAGGTGGGGCAGGAGTCGTCGCTAGCCTGGGTGAATGCCTATGCTGCTGCATTGGAGCGGCAAACTGATGTGGTGATTACAGGGGATCCCTTGTCGGTAACCCTCACTCGTCTGGAACTGGCCCAATGGCTGACGGAATTTTTTGGCTATGTGCCCAACCCGCACCAAGTGCAAGTGATTAGCGATCTGGAACCCAATACCCCGGACTATTGGACAGCCCAGGCCGTTCTACAGGCGGGAGCGATGCGCTTGTTCGAGGGAAATCAGTTTCGCCCCCAAGGGGATCTCACCCAACTAGAGGCTTTGGCCATTTTGGTGCGAGCTCTACAACTGCCTGCCCCCAGTCAAGCGGATATTGAGGCTTGGATGGCCCTCTACACCGATGCGGCGGAGGTACCAGAGGTGGGTCGGCCCTTCATCGCGATGGCGGGGCAAGCGGGGCTGCTGGTGAATGTGCCGGATCCGGCTCGTCTCAATCCCAATCGGGTGCTCAGGCGGGGCGAAGGGGCGGTTCTATTGCATCAGGCATTGGCGCATCAGGGCCGGATCTTACCGTTGGATCCGCCAGTTGCTCAGTTGCGTCCCCTGCCAGAGCCAGCGGCAGCAACAACTCGACCCGAAATTTTTCAAACTCGCATCACCCCGGAATCGGGTGTTGTCCCGGCAGGTGGAACTTTAACCATCGAGGCTCAGGCCACCCCCAACGGCAGTGCCACCGTCGATATTGGCGGTTTGGTACAGGGTTTGCCGATGCAGGAGGTGCAGCCGGGTTACTATCGCGCCGTTTACAGCCTTGGCCCGCAAGATAGCGCCCTCAGCCCCGATATCAGCATTCAACTGACCGTCAACGGAGTCAGCACCCGTGTTCAACGGCGACAACCTCAACTGGTCTTGGGGGATGTGGCTCCACCCCCGGTTGAATCGGTCTTTTCTCCGACGACTCCGCAGGCTCCCCAGCCTGATCTCCCGGTTACTCCATCTCTCCCCAGCACCGCCAGTGGTGCCTATCCGCGCATCGAGGCCATTCGTCTGGATCCCCAGCGCAACTTAATCGAGGGGGATATCCTCACCATTGCCATCTGGGCGGATTCTGGGGGAATCGCACAGTTTGATCTGGGGAATCTGGCCTTGAACCAGCCGATGCGGGAAGTCCGCCCTAACCACTACGAAGGCACCTATGTGGTTGCCCCCACCCACCAAGCCAACAACCCGCTGTTGCGGATCGTGCTCACCAAAAATGGTCTAAGCCAAGAGCACCGGGAGATTTTGCCTTTTTCAATAGATGGTTCTGAGGGCACCCGCTCCACCATTCAACCGGTATCAACCCCCATCGCTACAGGGTTACCCCAGATTTTCAGCGTCACCACCAACAGCAACAACTTACGCATGGGAGAAATTCTGAAGGTGACGATGCGAGGGGATCCAGGAGGCCGAGCCGCCTTCCGAATTGTCGGTGTGACTCCAGAAATCGAGATGCGGGAAATTGCTCCGGGCCTTTACGAAACCCAGCAACAACTCCCCTTTAATATGCAACAGGTCAACAACGGTACGATTGAGGTAATTTTGCAGCGGGGCGGACAGCAGACGACTCAAACCAGCCCCTCACCCATCACCATTTCCCCTTGA
- the thrS gene encoding threonine--tRNA ligase has protein sequence MSQSPEAAQNSQANSTLKLLRTHESPKLERIRHTMSHVMAMAVQKLFPKAQVTIGPTTDYGFYYDFDNPDPFTPEDLNRIKKEMQAIIKKGLPVIREEVSREEAKRRIQALGEPYKLEILDSIPEGQPISLYHLGDEWWDLCAGPHVDNTKDLNPKAFDLLSVAGAYWRGDETKTQLQRIYGTAWETPEELKEYKRRLEEAKLRDHRKLGKELGLFIFADEVGPGLPLWTPKGTILRSTLEDFLKQEQIKRGYLPVVTPHIARVDLFKISGHWQKYREDMFPMMAEDEQARAAEQGFVMKPMNCPFHIQIYKSELRSYRDLPLRYAEFGTVYRYEQSGELGGLTRVRGFTVDDSHLFVRPDQLDEEFLKVVDLILVVFEKLQLKDFRARLSFRDPNSDKYLGSAEDWDKAENAIRRAVEQLSMPHFEGIGEAAFYGPKLDFIFRDALDREWQLGTVQVDYQNPQRFDLQYVAEDGSRQRPVMIHRAPFGSLERLVGILIEEYAGDFPFWLAPEQVRILPVSDQYLGYATQVRDQLREHGIRVQIDADSDRLPKKIRNAEKAKIPFMLIVGEQEQAAGTVSVRQRHGGEGGSPTVTELIAQLEQLNSGT, from the coding sequence ATGTCTCAGTCACCTGAAGCGGCCCAGAACTCTCAAGCCAACAGCACCCTCAAGCTGCTGCGTACGCATGAGTCTCCCAAACTGGAGCGGATCCGTCATACCATGTCTCACGTGATGGCGATGGCGGTGCAAAAGCTGTTTCCCAAGGCTCAGGTGACCATCGGCCCAACCACGGATTACGGCTTCTACTACGATTTTGACAATCCGGATCCCTTTACCCCCGAGGATCTCAACCGCATCAAAAAAGAGATGCAGGCGATCATCAAAAAGGGCTTGCCGGTGATCCGTGAAGAGGTTAGCCGCGAGGAAGCCAAACGGCGCATCCAAGCCCTGGGAGAGCCTTACAAACTGGAGATCCTAGACAGCATTCCGGAGGGGCAACCCATCAGCCTCTATCACTTGGGGGATGAGTGGTGGGATCTCTGTGCTGGCCCGCATGTGGACAATACCAAAGACCTCAATCCCAAGGCTTTTGACTTGCTCAGTGTGGCCGGTGCCTATTGGCGCGGGGATGAAACCAAGACACAACTGCAACGGATTTACGGAACTGCGTGGGAGACCCCAGAAGAGCTGAAGGAATACAAACGTCGCCTTGAGGAAGCCAAACTGCGGGATCACCGCAAACTGGGCAAGGAACTGGGGCTGTTTATCTTTGCGGATGAGGTGGGGCCGGGGCTACCCCTGTGGACGCCGAAAGGAACGATTCTGCGTTCTACTTTAGAAGATTTTCTCAAGCAAGAACAGATTAAACGGGGCTATTTACCCGTCGTGACCCCTCACATTGCGCGGGTGGACTTATTCAAAATTTCCGGTCATTGGCAAAAGTATCGAGAAGATATGTTCCCGATGATGGCGGAGGATGAACAGGCTCGTGCTGCCGAGCAGGGCTTTGTCATGAAGCCTATGAATTGCCCCTTTCATATCCAGATTTACAAATCAGAGTTGAGATCATATCGGGATTTGCCCCTGCGCTACGCTGAATTTGGCACAGTTTATCGCTATGAGCAGTCGGGGGAACTAGGGGGACTGACACGGGTACGCGGCTTTACGGTGGATGACTCCCATTTGTTTGTCCGCCCCGATCAGTTGGACGAGGAATTCCTCAAGGTTGTGGATTTGATCTTGGTGGTCTTTGAGAAGCTGCAACTGAAAGATTTTCGCGCCCGTTTGAGTTTCCGGGATCCCAACTCAGATAAATATCTCGGCTCTGCCGAAGATTGGGATAAAGCAGAAAATGCCATTCGTCGTGCTGTCGAGCAACTTTCCATGCCCCACTTTGAGGGGATTGGGGAAGCGGCTTTTTATGGGCCGAAGTTGGACTTTATTTTCCGCGATGCTTTGGATCGGGAGTGGCAACTGGGAACGGTGCAAGTGGACTACCAAAACCCGCAACGCTTTGATCTGCAATACGTGGCGGAAGATGGATCCCGGCAGCGTCCGGTGATGATCCACCGTGCTCCCTTTGGTTCGTTAGAGCGTTTGGTCGGGATCCTGATCGAAGAATATGCGGGGGATTTCCCGTTTTGGTTGGCTCCAGAGCAGGTGCGTATTTTGCCGGTTTCCGATCAGTATTTGGGTTATGCCACACAAGTGCGGGATCAACTGCGGGAACACGGGATCCGAGTGCAGATTGATGCGGACAGTGACCGTCTCCCCAAGAAGATCCGCAATGCGGAAAAGGCCAAGATTCCCTTTATGTTGATTGTGGGAGAACAAGAACAAGCGGCGGGAACCGTGAGTGTCCGGCAACGCCACGGCGGCGAAGGGGGATCCCCAACGGTGACGGAGTTGATAGCCCAATTGGAGCAGCTCAATTCTGGGACGTAA
- a CDS encoding Ppx/GppA phosphatase family protein, protein MISSRANPTHPSATSAPPDPEPTQPLLPESQPLGAPVLAAIDVGTNSLHMVVVRINPRIPSFSIISREKATVRLGEYCNKTGALTAAAMERALEALDRFCRIADAFQVQSIVAVATSAVREAPNGLEFLKRIEQELGLRIELISGQEEARRIYLGVLSAMEFHNRLHVVVDIGGGSTELILGDGQEPEFLRSVKVGAVRLTQAFLHTDPPTSAELQALRQHIRGMLEAPIEQIKRIFELRAHQGSLTLVGTSGTIETLAQLDARRRLGSPPSRMQGYEFTLEALRSYSKEFRALTIAERQKLPGLGEKRGEIILAGTMILEEVMSLLGIEQIQFCERALREGLIVDWMISQGLIEDRLRYHSSVRRRSILKLAEKYQVELPYAERVAEFSLSLFDQTRGLLHRWGSRERALLWAAAMLHNCGHFISHAAHHKHSYYLIRHGELLGFNEEEVELIANLARYHRKSPPKKKHENFQRLTDERDRQIVMELSPLLRIACALDRRRLQAIQSLHCRFQLLGEAPRQMELILDPKHPNDDCALELWSLKTKKEVFEQQFKLEVIPKLSTQAEQTLDPFGAVI, encoded by the coding sequence ATGATCTCTTCCCGTGCCAATCCCACTCACCCCTCCGCCACTTCTGCCCCTCCGGATCCTGAGCCGACTCAACCCCTACTCCCTGAATCTCAACCTCTAGGTGCTCCCGTTTTGGCCGCCATTGATGTTGGCACCAACTCTCTCCACATGGTGGTGGTGCGCATCAACCCCCGCATCCCCAGTTTCAGCATCATTTCCCGCGAAAAGGCAACTGTCCGTTTGGGCGAGTACTGCAACAAAACCGGTGCGCTCACTGCGGCAGCCATGGAACGGGCACTCGAAGCTCTGGATCGGTTCTGTCGCATTGCCGATGCTTTTCAGGTGCAGTCGATCGTGGCGGTAGCCACCAGTGCAGTGCGTGAGGCTCCCAATGGGTTGGAATTTCTCAAGCGGATCGAGCAGGAGTTGGGCCTACGCATTGAGCTAATCTCCGGGCAAGAGGAGGCGCGGCGCATCTACCTAGGGGTGCTCTCGGCGATGGAGTTCCACAACCGGTTGCATGTGGTGGTGGATATTGGGGGCGGCTCCACAGAGCTGATTTTGGGAGATGGTCAGGAACCGGAATTTTTGCGCAGTGTCAAAGTGGGGGCAGTGCGCTTAACCCAGGCTTTTCTCCACACGGATCCTCCCACTTCTGCGGAATTGCAAGCGCTGCGGCAACACATTCGCGGCATGTTAGAAGCGCCCATCGAACAAATCAAACGAATTTTTGAACTGCGGGCACATCAGGGATCCCTCACCTTGGTGGGTACCTCCGGCACCATTGAAACCTTGGCCCAACTGGATGCCCGTCGTCGCTTGGGTAGCCCCCCCAGCCGTATGCAGGGGTATGAATTTACCCTAGAAGCCCTCCGCAGCTATAGCAAAGAATTTCGCGCCCTCACCATTGCGGAACGCCAAAAATTACCCGGCCTTGGGGAAAAACGCGGCGAGATCATCCTGGCAGGAACGATGATCCTGGAAGAAGTGATGAGCCTATTGGGGATAGAGCAAATTCAATTTTGTGAACGGGCTTTGCGAGAAGGTCTGATTGTCGATTGGATGATCAGCCAGGGTCTGATTGAGGATCGGCTGCGCTACCACAGCTCTGTGCGGCGACGCAGCATTCTCAAGTTGGCGGAAAAATATCAGGTGGAGCTCCCCTATGCCGAGCGGGTAGCGGAATTTTCCCTTAGCCTCTTTGATCAAACCCGTGGTCTGTTACACCGCTGGGGATCCCGAGAGCGGGCCCTCCTTTGGGCTGCGGCTATGCTGCACAACTGTGGTCACTTCATTAGCCATGCCGCCCACCACAAGCATTCTTATTATTTAATCCGCCATGGTGAACTGCTAGGGTTTAACGAAGAAGAAGTGGAGCTGATCGCCAATCTGGCCCGCTATCACCGCAAGTCACCACCCAAGAAGAAACACGAAAATTTTCAGCGCCTTACGGATGAACGGGATCGGCAAATTGTTATGGAATTAAGCCCGTTGTTGCGCATAGCCTGTGCTCTGGATCGTCGCCGGTTACAGGCGATTCAATCCTTGCACTGTCGCTTTCAGTTGTTGGGAGAAGCCCCCCGACAAATGGAGCTGATTTTGGATCCCAAGCATCCTAACGATGATTGTGCGCTAGAACTCTGGAGCCTAAAGACCAAAAAAGAAGTGTTTGAGCAACAGTTTAAGCTGGAAGTTATTCCAAAGTTATCAACCCAGGCAGAACAAACTTTGGATCCCTTTGGGGCAGTTATCTAG
- the lipA gene encoding lipoyl synthase, giving the protein MTASSPTTGTTGKPSWLRVKAPQRVGSVKQLLRDLHLNTVCEEASCPNLGECFANRTATFLIMGPACTRACPYCDIDFEKRPQPLDATEPERVAEAVERLGLRHAVITSVNRDDLPDGGARQFVACIAAIRRRMPLTTIEVLIPDLCGNWQALEQILAAQPTVLNHNTETVPRLYRRVRPQGNYERSLKLLELAQQQDPGLYTKSGVMLGLGETAEEIVQVMQDLRRVQCDILTLGQYLQPSPKHLPVERYVTPEEFDHWRRVGEELGFLQVVSSPLTRSSYHAEAVQDLMRHSPKSAKPVPMPETRARDELPPS; this is encoded by the coding sequence TTGACTGCTTCTTCTCCCACTACTGGGACTACTGGCAAGCCCTCTTGGCTACGGGTGAAAGCCCCGCAACGGGTGGGATCCGTCAAACAACTGCTGCGGGATTTGCACCTGAATACGGTTTGTGAAGAAGCCTCTTGCCCAAACTTGGGGGAATGCTTCGCCAACCGCACGGCCACCTTTCTGATCATGGGGCCAGCCTGTACCCGCGCCTGTCCCTATTGCGATATTGATTTTGAAAAGCGCCCTCAACCTCTGGATGCCACCGAACCGGAACGGGTGGCGGAAGCGGTGGAGCGGTTGGGATTGCGCCATGCGGTGATTACCTCGGTGAATCGGGATGATCTACCGGATGGGGGAGCCCGCCAGTTTGTGGCTTGTATTGCTGCCATTCGTCGCCGCATGCCCTTGACCACCATCGAGGTGCTGATCCCGGATCTGTGCGGGAACTGGCAGGCGTTGGAGCAGATTTTGGCCGCCCAACCGACGGTGCTCAACCACAACACAGAAACGGTGCCGCGCCTTTATCGCCGGGTGCGTCCACAGGGGAACTATGAGCGGTCTCTAAAGCTACTGGAGCTGGCCCAGCAACAGGATCCCGGCCTCTATACCAAGTCGGGGGTGATGTTGGGCTTGGGGGAAACCGCTGAAGAAATTGTGCAGGTCATGCAGGATCTACGGCGGGTGCAGTGCGACATTCTTACTTTGGGTCAATACCTACAACCCAGTCCCAAACATCTGCCCGTCGAGCGATACGTCACACCGGAGGAGTTTGACCATTGGCGACGGGTGGGGGAAGAGTTGGGCTTTTTGCAGGTGGTGTCTTCACCCTTGACTCGCAGCTCCTACCATGCCGAAGCTGTCCAGGATTTGATGCGTCACTCCCCTAAGTCTGCCAAGCCTGTACCCATGCCAGAAACCCGAGCAAGGGACGAATTGCCGCCAAGTTAG
- a CDS encoding DUF389 domain-containing protein, protein MEGIPPNPIDANAADPAIDSNRIPPSRRWPVVFRLPVANPDEYAELMVGLMRESRLSFNYLMLVIGSCVIATLGLMANSPAVIIGAMIVAPLMLPIRGMAMGALEGNLVLFRTGILSIAVGTGIGVGVSFLLGRLVGLPQWGSEVLARTQPNLLDLGVALAAGGIGAFARVRKEIADSLAGVAIAVALMPPVCVIGLGLAHADWRTSLGATLLYVTNLLGIALACMVTFLAMGYAPLHKARSALSWMLGLVMLLIVPLGAGMTRLIYQARLEAALRSALLNKTITFQRVTLVRSDFNWVVYPPEVVLSVRADEPITPRQVTLLEEFVESDVGRPFTLIFQVVQAQEIRRETPAPEEPEDPVEEENPGIPANPVTPLSSLFHKGIIPPY, encoded by the coding sequence ATGGAAGGGATCCCTCCCAACCCGATCGATGCAAATGCAGCCGATCCAGCGATAGATTCCAATCGGATCCCGCCATCCCGCCGCTGGCCGGTGGTGTTTCGGTTGCCCGTCGCCAATCCTGATGAGTATGCAGAGCTGATGGTGGGGTTGATGCGGGAGTCTCGCCTCAGCTTCAACTATCTCATGCTGGTGATTGGCTCTTGTGTAATCGCCACCTTGGGGTTGATGGCCAATAGTCCGGCGGTGATCATCGGGGCGATGATCGTGGCTCCTTTGATGCTGCCGATTCGCGGCATGGCCATGGGAGCTTTGGAGGGGAATTTGGTGCTGTTTCGGACGGGGATTCTCTCCATTGCCGTCGGCACGGGTATCGGGGTGGGGGTATCGTTTCTGCTGGGTCGGCTAGTGGGCCTACCCCAGTGGGGCAGCGAGGTGCTGGCCCGGACTCAACCCAACCTGTTGGATTTGGGTGTTGCGCTGGCGGCAGGGGGAATTGGCGCTTTTGCCAGGGTTCGCAAAGAGATTGCCGATAGTTTGGCGGGGGTGGCGATTGCGGTGGCGTTGATGCCGCCGGTCTGTGTGATTGGATTGGGACTGGCCCACGCCGATTGGAGAACCAGCTTGGGGGCGACCCTGTTGTATGTGACCAACTTGCTGGGGATCGCGCTGGCTTGTATGGTGACCTTCCTGGCAATGGGCTACGCACCCCTACACAAAGCGCGCTCGGCCCTGTCTTGGATGCTAGGGCTGGTGATGCTGCTGATTGTGCCGCTTGGGGCAGGGATGACTCGGCTGATTTATCAGGCCCGCCTGGAGGCAGCTTTGCGCTCGGCTTTGTTAAATAAAACCATCACCTTTCAACGGGTCACCCTGGTGCGCAGCGACTTTAACTGGGTGGTTTATCCGCCGGAGGTGGTGTTGTCGGTACGAGCGGATGAGCCGATTACCCCTAGGCAGGTGACCTTACTCGAAGAATTTGTGGAATCGGATGTGGGCCGTCCCTTTACCCTCATTTTTCAGGTGGTGCAAGCCCAGGAGATTCGCCGAGAAACCCCTGCCCCAGAAGAACCCGAAGATCCTGTGGAAGAAGAAAACCCTGGGATCCCTGCCAACCCAGTTACGCCGCTCTCTTCTCTGTTCCACAAAGGGATCATTCCACCCTACTAG
- a CDS encoding peptidase C39 family protein — MQAEPQTNSTYRTGFHRWRAGAGQGFQDWATQGIRINSQGQLQLDPQGLVREQDPDPDLVQTLPGEPSSSGPQSGGFYTGGSYWVGAATSPVVATGFDMVGAIASWNARTPRGTWLELLIRAKVQNRWTKWYHGGVWASDPSTLGSHSVRGQRDEDGTMYTDLLVLEDERNGAEAFQIQLRLFTQDPGRSATVDQIAVALSNVPVKPKHLQPGDPSRWGQVLEVPQCSQMVYPDGGEVWCSPTSLAMVLAYWQQDTGPCEPRVRSAVAGVYDWVYGGHGNWVFNVAHAAEQGFAGVVARLESFAQAEEWIAAGVPVIFSFAWAEGDLQGAPIPKSDGHLAVLVGFDAAGDPVVNDPAAKTDAEVRRTYPRAQLESLWLEHSGGTVYLIHPPDWPVPEL, encoded by the coding sequence ATGCAAGCCGAACCCCAGACAAACTCCACCTATCGCACGGGGTTTCATCGTTGGCGGGCAGGAGCAGGTCAGGGGTTTCAGGATTGGGCCACCCAAGGGATCCGGATCAATTCCCAGGGACAGCTGCAGTTGGATCCCCAAGGCTTAGTTCGAGAGCAGGATCCCGACCCAGACTTGGTTCAGACTCTGCCGGGAGAACCCAGCTCCTCCGGCCCCCAGTCAGGCGGTTTTTATACGGGGGGTAGCTATTGGGTGGGGGCGGCTACGAGTCCGGTAGTTGCCACCGGATTCGATATGGTGGGGGCGATTGCCTCCTGGAATGCCCGCACTCCCCGAGGCACTTGGTTGGAGCTGTTGATCCGCGCCAAGGTTCAGAACCGCTGGACGAAGTGGTACCACGGCGGGGTGTGGGCCTCGGATCCCTCGACGCTGGGCAGTCATTCGGTCAGAGGGCAACGGGATGAAGACGGCACAATGTACACCGACTTATTGGTACTGGAGGATGAACGGAACGGAGCAGAAGCCTTCCAAATCCAGTTGCGTCTCTTCACCCAGGATCCCGGTCGTTCGGCAACGGTGGATCAGATCGCGGTTGCCCTTTCCAATGTGCCCGTTAAACCCAAGCATTTGCAGCCAGGGGATCCCTCCCGTTGGGGTCAAGTCTTGGAGGTACCGCAATGCTCCCAAATGGTTTACCCGGATGGGGGGGAGGTGTGGTGTAGCCCCACCTCTTTGGCGATGGTGCTGGCCTACTGGCAGCAGGACACAGGCCCCTGTGAGCCAAGGGTGCGCTCGGCAGTGGCTGGAGTATACGACTGGGTGTATGGAGGCCACGGCAATTGGGTGTTTAATGTGGCCCATGCAGCCGAACAGGGTTTTGCTGGGGTGGTGGCGCGCCTAGAGAGTTTTGCACAAGCAGAAGAGTGGATTGCTGCCGGCGTGCCGGTGATCTTCAGCTTTGCTTGGGCAGAGGGAGACTTGCAGGGGGCACCGATCCCCAAAAGTGATGGCCACCTAGCGGTCTTGGTGGGGTTTGATGCCGCAGGGGATCCCGTGGTCAACGATCCGGCAGCTAAGACTGATGCAGAGGTGCGGCGAACCTACCCGCGTGCTCAGTTGGAGTCTTTGTGGCTAGAGCATTCCGGCGGAACAGTTTATCTCATTCATCCTCCCGACTGGCCGGTGCCCGAACTGTGA